The following coding sequences lie in one Rutidosis leptorrhynchoides isolate AG116_Rl617_1_P2 chromosome 6, CSIRO_AGI_Rlap_v1, whole genome shotgun sequence genomic window:
- the LOC139854520 gene encoding uncharacterized protein encodes MEVSNVNNGGMINGMERPVGNNYKYWKMCMEAYLQGQDLWELVTGSDAIIPVETLEQGESRRKWKIKCGKALFTLRTSISKEFIEHVRDLNSPKEVWDTLEKLFTKKNTARLQFLENELAISRQEGMSVSEYFLRVKTLCSEISEIDTNEKIS; translated from the coding sequence ATGGAAGTTTCAAATGTAAACAACGGTGGTATGATCAACGGCATGGAAAGACCTGTAGGTAACAACTACAAGTATTGGAAGATGTGTATGGAAGCTTATCTCCAAGGTCAAGACCTATGGGAACTTGTGACTGGAAGTGATGCCATAATTCCCGTAGAAACTCTTGAGCAAGGCGAGTCACGAAGAAAATGGAAGATCAAGTGTGGGAAGGCTCTCTTTACGTTGAGGACATCAATTAGCAAAGAGTTCATAGAACACGTTCGTGATCTTAACTCGCCAAAGGAGGTTTGGGATACTCTTGAGAAACTCTTTACCAAAAAGAATACCGCACGATTGCAATTCTTGGAAAATGAGTTAGCAATCTCAAGACAAGAAGGTATGTCAGTTTCTGAATATTTTTTACGGGTCAAAACTCTTTGTTCTGAAATTTCAGAGATTGATACAAACGAGAAAATCAGTTAA